A stretch of Eulemur rufifrons isolate Redbay chromosome 5, OSU_ERuf_1, whole genome shotgun sequence DNA encodes these proteins:
- the MBD1 gene encoding methyl-CpG-binding domain protein 1 isoform X4, with protein sequence MAEDWLDCPALGPGWKRREVFRKSGATCGRSDTYYQSPTGDRIRSKVELTRYLGPTCDLSLFDFKQGILCYPVPKAHSVAVPSKKQKKPSKPAKTKKRQVGPQKNEVRKEAPGEETKADTDTAPASFPAPGCCENCGISFSGDGTKRQRLKTLCKDCRAQRIAFNREQRMFKRVGCGECAACQVTEDCGACSTCLLQLPHDVASGLFCKCERRRCLRIVERSRGCGVCRGCQTQEDCGRCRICLRPPRPGLRRQWKCVQRRCLRGKHSRHRGRCDSKMAPRRQSRAQPLPPPPPSQPPEPTELQPYTNRRQNRKCGACAACLRRMDCGRCDFCCDKPKFGGSNQKRQKCRWRQCLQFAMKRLLPSVWSESEDGAGSPPPYHRRKRSSSARRPHLGPTLKRPLATRTAKPGRAQAPMKQEAGGGFVLPPPGTDLVFLREGASSPVQVPGPAAASTEALVQEAQCSGQSWVVALPQVKQEKADAQEEWTRGTAILTSPVLVPGCPSKAVDPGMPPVKQEPPDPEEDKAEENKDDSASKSAPEEEAGGGAGTPVITEIFSLGGTRFRDTAVWLPRAGSREGKMDIKYGRPRTQHSPQAQAGAHEDGLEPMSVSHHLQLR encoded by the exons ATGGCTGAGGACTGGCTGGactgcccagccctgggccctggctggAAGCGCCGTGAGGTCTTTCGCAAGTCAGGGGCCACCTGCGGGCGCTCAGACACCTATTACCAGAG TCCCACAGGAGACAGGATCCGAAGCAAGGTTGAGTTGACCCGGTACCTGGGCCCTACATGTGATCTCTCTCTCTTCGACTTCAAACAAGGCATCTTGTGCTATCCAGTCCCCAAG GCCCATTCGGTGGCCGTCCCcagcaaaaagcaaaagaaacctTCAAAGCCAGCCAAGACTAAGAAACGTCAGGTTGGACCCCAGAAGAATGAGGTCAGGAAAGAGGCCCCAGGCGAGGAGACCAAGGCTGACACTGACACAGCCCCAGCTTCATTCCCTGCACCTGG GTGCTGTGAGAACTGTGGAATCAGCTTCTCAGGGGATGGTACCAAAAGGCAACGGCTCAAGACATTGTGCAAAGACTGCCGAG CACAGAGAATTGCCTTCAACCGGGAGCAGAGGATGTTTAAG CGTGTGGGCTGTGGAGAGTGTGCAGCATGCCAGGTAACTGAAGACTGCGGGGCCTGTTCCACCTGCCTCCTGCAGCTGCCCCATGATGTGGCCTCGGGGCTGTTCTGCAAATGTGAGCGGAGACGCTGTCTCCGGATCGTGGAAAGG AGCCGAGGGTGTGGAGTATGCCGGGGCTGTCAGACCCAAGAGGACTGTGGCCGTTGCCGTATCTGCCTGCGCCCTCCCCGTCCTGGTCTTAGGCGTCAGTGGAAGTGTGTCCAGCGACGCTGCCTACGG GGTAAACACAGCCGCCACAGGGGGCGCTGTGACTCCAAGATGGCTCCCCGGCGGCAATCCAGAGCCCAGCCactgcctccacctcccccatCACAACCCCCAGAGCCCACAGAGCTG cagccctACACGAACCGCCGGCAGAACCGCAAGTGCGGGGCCTGTGCAGCCTGCCTACGGCGGATGGACTGTGGCCGCTGCGACTTCTGCTGCGACAAGCCCAAATTCGGGGGCAGCAACCAGAAGCGCCAGAAGTGTCGTTGGCGCCAATGCCTGCAGTTTGCCATg AAGCGGCTGCTGCCAAGCGTCTGGTCAGAGTCTGAAGATGGGGCAGGATCGCCCCCACCTTACCATCGTCGAAAGAGGTCCAGCTCTGCTCGAAGGCCGCACCTGGGCCCCACTCTGAAGCGCCCCTTGGCTACACGCACAGCCAAACCAGGCCGTGCCCAGGCTCCAATGAAGCAGGAAGCAGGTGGTGGCTTTGTGCTGCCTCCGCCCGGCACTGACCTTGTGTTTTTACGAGAGGGTGCAAGCAGTCCTGTGcaggtgccaggccctgctgcAGCTTCCACAGAGGCCCTGGTGCAG GAGGCCCAGTGCTCTGGCCAGAGTTGGGTTGTGGCCTTACCCCAGGTGAAGCAAGAGAAGGCGGATGCCCAGGAAGAGTGGACACGGGGCACAGCCATCCTGACTTCTCCTGTATTGGTGCCTGGCTGCCCTAGCAAG GCAGTAGACCCAGGCATGCCACCTGTGAAGCAAGAACCACCTGACCCTGAGGAGGACAAGGCAGAAGAGAACAAGGATGACTCTGCCTCCAAATCAGccccagaggaggaggcaggaggaggggctggcacACCTGTG ATCACGGAGATTTTCAGCCTGGGTGGAACCCGCTTCCGGGACACAGCAGTCTGGTTGCCAAG GGCAGGCAGTCGGGAAGGGAAGATGGATATAAAGTATGGGAGACCGAGGACACAGCACAGCCCACAAGCACAAGCTGGAGCCCACGAGGATGGCCTGGAACCTATGTCAGTCTCTCACCACCTCCAGCTTCGATGA
- the MBD1 gene encoding methyl-CpG-binding domain protein 1 isoform X34, whose amino-acid sequence MAEDWLDCPALGPGWKRREVFRKSGATCGRSDTYYQSPTGDRIRSKVELTRYLGPTCDLSLFDFKQGILCYPVPKAHSVAVPSKKQKKPSKPAKTKKRQVGPQKNEVRKEAPGEETKADTDTAPASFPAPGCCENCGISFSGDGTKRQRLKTLCKDCRAQRIAFNREQRMFKRVGCGECAACQVTEDCGACSTCLLQLPHDVASGLFCKCERRRCLRIVERSRGCGVCRGCQTQEDCGRCRICLRPPRPGLRRQWKCVQRRCLRGKHSRHRGRCDSKMAPRRQSRAQPLPPPPPSQPPEPTELKRLLPSVWSESEDGAGSPPPYHRRKRSSSARRPHLGPTLKRPLATRTAKPGRAQAPMKQEAGGGFVLPPPGTDLVFLREGASSPVQVPGPAAASTEALVQAVDPGMPPVKQEPPDPEEDKAEENKDDSASKSAPEEEAGGGAGTPVITEIFSLGGTRFRDTAVWLPRSKDLKKPGARKQ is encoded by the exons ATGGCTGAGGACTGGCTGGactgcccagccctgggccctggctggAAGCGCCGTGAGGTCTTTCGCAAGTCAGGGGCCACCTGCGGGCGCTCAGACACCTATTACCAGAG TCCCACAGGAGACAGGATCCGAAGCAAGGTTGAGTTGACCCGGTACCTGGGCCCTACATGTGATCTCTCTCTCTTCGACTTCAAACAAGGCATCTTGTGCTATCCAGTCCCCAAG GCCCATTCGGTGGCCGTCCCcagcaaaaagcaaaagaaacctTCAAAGCCAGCCAAGACTAAGAAACGTCAGGTTGGACCCCAGAAGAATGAGGTCAGGAAAGAGGCCCCAGGCGAGGAGACCAAGGCTGACACTGACACAGCCCCAGCTTCATTCCCTGCACCTGG GTGCTGTGAGAACTGTGGAATCAGCTTCTCAGGGGATGGTACCAAAAGGCAACGGCTCAAGACATTGTGCAAAGACTGCCGAG CACAGAGAATTGCCTTCAACCGGGAGCAGAGGATGTTTAAG CGTGTGGGCTGTGGAGAGTGTGCAGCATGCCAGGTAACTGAAGACTGCGGGGCCTGTTCCACCTGCCTCCTGCAGCTGCCCCATGATGTGGCCTCGGGGCTGTTCTGCAAATGTGAGCGGAGACGCTGTCTCCGGATCGTGGAAAGG AGCCGAGGGTGTGGAGTATGCCGGGGCTGTCAGACCCAAGAGGACTGTGGCCGTTGCCGTATCTGCCTGCGCCCTCCCCGTCCTGGTCTTAGGCGTCAGTGGAAGTGTGTCCAGCGACGCTGCCTACGG GGTAAACACAGCCGCCACAGGGGGCGCTGTGACTCCAAGATGGCTCCCCGGCGGCAATCCAGAGCCCAGCCactgcctccacctcccccatCACAACCCCCAGAGCCCACAGAGCTG AAGCGGCTGCTGCCAAGCGTCTGGTCAGAGTCTGAAGATGGGGCAGGATCGCCCCCACCTTACCATCGTCGAAAGAGGTCCAGCTCTGCTCGAAGGCCGCACCTGGGCCCCACTCTGAAGCGCCCCTTGGCTACACGCACAGCCAAACCAGGCCGTGCCCAGGCTCCAATGAAGCAGGAAGCAGGTGGTGGCTTTGTGCTGCCTCCGCCCGGCACTGACCTTGTGTTTTTACGAGAGGGTGCAAGCAGTCCTGTGcaggtgccaggccctgctgcAGCTTCCACAGAGGCCCTGGTGCAG GCAGTAGACCCAGGCATGCCACCTGTGAAGCAAGAACCACCTGACCCTGAGGAGGACAAGGCAGAAGAGAACAAGGATGACTCTGCCTCCAAATCAGccccagaggaggaggcaggaggaggggctggcacACCTGTG ATCACGGAGATTTTCAGCCTGGGTGGAACCCGCTTCCGGGACACAGCAGTCTGGTTGCCAAG GTCCAAGGACCTTAAAAAACCTGGAGCTAGAAAGCAGTAG
- the MBD1 gene encoding methyl-CpG-binding domain protein 1 isoform X1 → MAEDWLDCPALGPGWKRREVFRKSGATCGRSDTYYQSPTGDRIRSKVELTRYLGPTCDLSLFDFKQGILCYPVPKAHSVAVPSKKQKKPSKPAKTKKRQVGPQKNEVRKEAPGEETKADTDTAPASFPAPGCCENCGISFSGDGTKRQRLKTLCKDCRAQRIAFNREQRMFKRVGCGECAACQVTEDCGACSTCLLQLPHDVASGLFCKCERRRCLRIVERSRGCGVCRGCQTQEDCGRCRICLRPPRPGLRRQWKCVQRRCLRGKHSRHRGRCDSKMAPRRQSRAQPLPPPPPSQPPEPTELHPRALAPSPPAEFIYYCVEEDEIQPYTNRRQNRKCGACAACLRRMDCGRCDFCCDKPKFGGSNQKRQKCRWRQCLQFAMKRLLPSVWSESEDGAGSPPPYHRRKRSSSARRPHLGPTLKRPLATRTAKPGRAQAPMKQEAGGGFVLPPPGTDLVFLREGASSPVQVPGPAAASTEALVQVKQEKADAQEEWTRGTAILTSPVLVPGCPSKAVDPGMPPVKQEPPDPEEDKAEENKDDSASKSAPEEEAGGGAGTPVITEIFSLGGTRFRDTAVWLPSLQGRQSGREDGYKVWETEDTAQPTSTSWSPRGWPGTYVSLSPPPASMMWVSCRRNWCPSSQS, encoded by the exons ATGGCTGAGGACTGGCTGGactgcccagccctgggccctggctggAAGCGCCGTGAGGTCTTTCGCAAGTCAGGGGCCACCTGCGGGCGCTCAGACACCTATTACCAGAG TCCCACAGGAGACAGGATCCGAAGCAAGGTTGAGTTGACCCGGTACCTGGGCCCTACATGTGATCTCTCTCTCTTCGACTTCAAACAAGGCATCTTGTGCTATCCAGTCCCCAAG GCCCATTCGGTGGCCGTCCCcagcaaaaagcaaaagaaacctTCAAAGCCAGCCAAGACTAAGAAACGTCAGGTTGGACCCCAGAAGAATGAGGTCAGGAAAGAGGCCCCAGGCGAGGAGACCAAGGCTGACACTGACACAGCCCCAGCTTCATTCCCTGCACCTGG GTGCTGTGAGAACTGTGGAATCAGCTTCTCAGGGGATGGTACCAAAAGGCAACGGCTCAAGACATTGTGCAAAGACTGCCGAG CACAGAGAATTGCCTTCAACCGGGAGCAGAGGATGTTTAAG CGTGTGGGCTGTGGAGAGTGTGCAGCATGCCAGGTAACTGAAGACTGCGGGGCCTGTTCCACCTGCCTCCTGCAGCTGCCCCATGATGTGGCCTCGGGGCTGTTCTGCAAATGTGAGCGGAGACGCTGTCTCCGGATCGTGGAAAGG AGCCGAGGGTGTGGAGTATGCCGGGGCTGTCAGACCCAAGAGGACTGTGGCCGTTGCCGTATCTGCCTGCGCCCTCCCCGTCCTGGTCTTAGGCGTCAGTGGAAGTGTGTCCAGCGACGCTGCCTACGG GGTAAACACAGCCGCCACAGGGGGCGCTGTGACTCCAAGATGGCTCCCCGGCGGCAATCCAGAGCCCAGCCactgcctccacctcccccatCACAACCCCCAGAGCCCACAGAGCTG CACCCCAGAGCCCTGGCCCCCTCGCCACCTGCCGAGTTCATCTATTACTGTGTAGAGGAGGACGAGATA cagccctACACGAACCGCCGGCAGAACCGCAAGTGCGGGGCCTGTGCAGCCTGCCTACGGCGGATGGACTGTGGCCGCTGCGACTTCTGCTGCGACAAGCCCAAATTCGGGGGCAGCAACCAGAAGCGCCAGAAGTGTCGTTGGCGCCAATGCCTGCAGTTTGCCATg AAGCGGCTGCTGCCAAGCGTCTGGTCAGAGTCTGAAGATGGGGCAGGATCGCCCCCACCTTACCATCGTCGAAAGAGGTCCAGCTCTGCTCGAAGGCCGCACCTGGGCCCCACTCTGAAGCGCCCCTTGGCTACACGCACAGCCAAACCAGGCCGTGCCCAGGCTCCAATGAAGCAGGAAGCAGGTGGTGGCTTTGTGCTGCCTCCGCCCGGCACTGACCTTGTGTTTTTACGAGAGGGTGCAAGCAGTCCTGTGcaggtgccaggccctgctgcAGCTTCCACAGAGGCCCTGGTGCAG GTGAAGCAAGAGAAGGCGGATGCCCAGGAAGAGTGGACACGGGGCACAGCCATCCTGACTTCTCCTGTATTGGTGCCTGGCTGCCCTAGCAAG GCAGTAGACCCAGGCATGCCACCTGTGAAGCAAGAACCACCTGACCCTGAGGAGGACAAGGCAGAAGAGAACAAGGATGACTCTGCCTCCAAATCAGccccagaggaggaggcaggaggaggggctggcacACCTGTG ATCACGGAGATTTTCAGCCTGGGTGGAACCCGCTTCCGGGACACAGCAGTCTGGTTGCCAAG TCTGCAGGGCAGGCAGTCGGGAAGGGAAGATGGATATAAAGTATGGGAGACCGAGGACACAGCACAGCCCACAAGCACAAGCTGGAGCCCACGAGGATGGCCTGGAACCTATGTCAGTCTCTCACCACCTCCAGCTTCGATGATGTGGGTGTCCTGCAGAAGAAACTGGTGCCCTTCCTCACAGAGTTAA
- the MBD1 gene encoding methyl-CpG-binding domain protein 1 isoform X24, translated as MAEDWLDCPALGPGWKRREVFRKSGATCGRSDTYYQSPTGDRIRSKVELTRYLGPTCDLSLFDFKQGILCYPVPKAHSVAVPSKKQKKPSKPAKTKKRQVGPQKNEVRKEAPGEETKADTDTAPASFPAPGCCENCGISFSGDGTKRQRLKTLCKDCRAQRIAFNREQRMFKSRGCGVCRGCQTQEDCGRCRICLRPPRPGLRRQWKCVQRRCLRGKHSRHRGRCDSKMAPRRQSRAQPLPPPPPSQPPEPTELHPRALAPSPPAEFIYYCVEEDEIQPYTNRRQNRKCGACAACLRRMDCGRCDFCCDKPKFGGSNQKRQKCRWRQCLQFAMKRLLPSVWSESEDGAGSPPPYHRRKRSSSARRPHLGPTLKRPLATRTAKPGRAQAPMKQEAGGGFVLPPPGTDLVFLREGASSPVQVPGPAAASTEALVQEAQCSGQSWVVALPQVKQEKADAQEEWTRGTAILTSPVLVPGCPSKAVDPGMPPVKQEPPDPEEDKAEENKDDSASKSAPEEEAGGGAGTPVITEIFSLGGTRFRDTAVWLPRSKDLKKPGARKQ; from the exons ATGGCTGAGGACTGGCTGGactgcccagccctgggccctggctggAAGCGCCGTGAGGTCTTTCGCAAGTCAGGGGCCACCTGCGGGCGCTCAGACACCTATTACCAGAG TCCCACAGGAGACAGGATCCGAAGCAAGGTTGAGTTGACCCGGTACCTGGGCCCTACATGTGATCTCTCTCTCTTCGACTTCAAACAAGGCATCTTGTGCTATCCAGTCCCCAAG GCCCATTCGGTGGCCGTCCCcagcaaaaagcaaaagaaacctTCAAAGCCAGCCAAGACTAAGAAACGTCAGGTTGGACCCCAGAAGAATGAGGTCAGGAAAGAGGCCCCAGGCGAGGAGACCAAGGCTGACACTGACACAGCCCCAGCTTCATTCCCTGCACCTGG GTGCTGTGAGAACTGTGGAATCAGCTTCTCAGGGGATGGTACCAAAAGGCAACGGCTCAAGACATTGTGCAAAGACTGCCGAG CACAGAGAATTGCCTTCAACCGGGAGCAGAGGATGTTTAAG AGCCGAGGGTGTGGAGTATGCCGGGGCTGTCAGACCCAAGAGGACTGTGGCCGTTGCCGTATCTGCCTGCGCCCTCCCCGTCCTGGTCTTAGGCGTCAGTGGAAGTGTGTCCAGCGACGCTGCCTACGG GGTAAACACAGCCGCCACAGGGGGCGCTGTGACTCCAAGATGGCTCCCCGGCGGCAATCCAGAGCCCAGCCactgcctccacctcccccatCACAACCCCCAGAGCCCACAGAGCTG CACCCCAGAGCCCTGGCCCCCTCGCCACCTGCCGAGTTCATCTATTACTGTGTAGAGGAGGACGAGATA cagccctACACGAACCGCCGGCAGAACCGCAAGTGCGGGGCCTGTGCAGCCTGCCTACGGCGGATGGACTGTGGCCGCTGCGACTTCTGCTGCGACAAGCCCAAATTCGGGGGCAGCAACCAGAAGCGCCAGAAGTGTCGTTGGCGCCAATGCCTGCAGTTTGCCATg AAGCGGCTGCTGCCAAGCGTCTGGTCAGAGTCTGAAGATGGGGCAGGATCGCCCCCACCTTACCATCGTCGAAAGAGGTCCAGCTCTGCTCGAAGGCCGCACCTGGGCCCCACTCTGAAGCGCCCCTTGGCTACACGCACAGCCAAACCAGGCCGTGCCCAGGCTCCAATGAAGCAGGAAGCAGGTGGTGGCTTTGTGCTGCCTCCGCCCGGCACTGACCTTGTGTTTTTACGAGAGGGTGCAAGCAGTCCTGTGcaggtgccaggccctgctgcAGCTTCCACAGAGGCCCTGGTGCAG GAGGCCCAGTGCTCTGGCCAGAGTTGGGTTGTGGCCTTACCCCAGGTGAAGCAAGAGAAGGCGGATGCCCAGGAAGAGTGGACACGGGGCACAGCCATCCTGACTTCTCCTGTATTGGTGCCTGGCTGCCCTAGCAAG GCAGTAGACCCAGGCATGCCACCTGTGAAGCAAGAACCACCTGACCCTGAGGAGGACAAGGCAGAAGAGAACAAGGATGACTCTGCCTCCAAATCAGccccagaggaggaggcaggaggaggggctggcacACCTGTG ATCACGGAGATTTTCAGCCTGGGTGGAACCCGCTTCCGGGACACAGCAGTCTGGTTGCCAAG GTCCAAGGACCTTAAAAAACCTGGAGCTAGAAAGCAGTAG
- the MBD1 gene encoding methyl-CpG-binding domain protein 1 isoform X19, whose protein sequence is MAEDWLDCPALGPGWKRREVFRKSGATCGRSDTYYQSPTGDRIRSKVELTRYLGPTCDLSLFDFKQGILCYPVPKAHSVAVPSKKQKKPSKPAKTKKRQVGPQKNEVRKEAPGEETKADTDTAPASFPAPGCCENCGISFSGDGTKRQRLKTLCKDCRAQRIAFNREQRMFKRVGCGECAACQVTEDCGACSTCLLQLPHDVASGLFCKCERRRCLRIVERSRGCGVCRGCQTQEDCGRCRICLRPPRPGLRRQWKCVQRRCLRGKHSRHRGRCDSKMAPRRQSRAQPLPPPPPSQPPEPTELHPRALAPSPPAEFIYYCVEEDEIKRLLPSVWSESEDGAGSPPPYHRRKRSSSARRPHLGPTLKRPLATRTAKPGRAQAPMKQEAGGGFVLPPPGTDLVFLREGASSPVQVPGPAAASTEALVQVKQEKADAQEEWTRGTAILTSPVLVPGCPSKAVDPGMPPVKQEPPDPEEDKAEENKDDSASKSAPEEEAGGGAGTPVITEIFSLGGTRFRDTAVWLPRAGSREGKMDIKYGRPRTQHSPQAQAGAHEDGLEPMSVSHHLQLR, encoded by the exons ATGGCTGAGGACTGGCTGGactgcccagccctgggccctggctggAAGCGCCGTGAGGTCTTTCGCAAGTCAGGGGCCACCTGCGGGCGCTCAGACACCTATTACCAGAG TCCCACAGGAGACAGGATCCGAAGCAAGGTTGAGTTGACCCGGTACCTGGGCCCTACATGTGATCTCTCTCTCTTCGACTTCAAACAAGGCATCTTGTGCTATCCAGTCCCCAAG GCCCATTCGGTGGCCGTCCCcagcaaaaagcaaaagaaacctTCAAAGCCAGCCAAGACTAAGAAACGTCAGGTTGGACCCCAGAAGAATGAGGTCAGGAAAGAGGCCCCAGGCGAGGAGACCAAGGCTGACACTGACACAGCCCCAGCTTCATTCCCTGCACCTGG GTGCTGTGAGAACTGTGGAATCAGCTTCTCAGGGGATGGTACCAAAAGGCAACGGCTCAAGACATTGTGCAAAGACTGCCGAG CACAGAGAATTGCCTTCAACCGGGAGCAGAGGATGTTTAAG CGTGTGGGCTGTGGAGAGTGTGCAGCATGCCAGGTAACTGAAGACTGCGGGGCCTGTTCCACCTGCCTCCTGCAGCTGCCCCATGATGTGGCCTCGGGGCTGTTCTGCAAATGTGAGCGGAGACGCTGTCTCCGGATCGTGGAAAGG AGCCGAGGGTGTGGAGTATGCCGGGGCTGTCAGACCCAAGAGGACTGTGGCCGTTGCCGTATCTGCCTGCGCCCTCCCCGTCCTGGTCTTAGGCGTCAGTGGAAGTGTGTCCAGCGACGCTGCCTACGG GGTAAACACAGCCGCCACAGGGGGCGCTGTGACTCCAAGATGGCTCCCCGGCGGCAATCCAGAGCCCAGCCactgcctccacctcccccatCACAACCCCCAGAGCCCACAGAGCTG CACCCCAGAGCCCTGGCCCCCTCGCCACCTGCCGAGTTCATCTATTACTGTGTAGAGGAGGACGAGATA AAGCGGCTGCTGCCAAGCGTCTGGTCAGAGTCTGAAGATGGGGCAGGATCGCCCCCACCTTACCATCGTCGAAAGAGGTCCAGCTCTGCTCGAAGGCCGCACCTGGGCCCCACTCTGAAGCGCCCCTTGGCTACACGCACAGCCAAACCAGGCCGTGCCCAGGCTCCAATGAAGCAGGAAGCAGGTGGTGGCTTTGTGCTGCCTCCGCCCGGCACTGACCTTGTGTTTTTACGAGAGGGTGCAAGCAGTCCTGTGcaggtgccaggccctgctgcAGCTTCCACAGAGGCCCTGGTGCAG GTGAAGCAAGAGAAGGCGGATGCCCAGGAAGAGTGGACACGGGGCACAGCCATCCTGACTTCTCCTGTATTGGTGCCTGGCTGCCCTAGCAAG GCAGTAGACCCAGGCATGCCACCTGTGAAGCAAGAACCACCTGACCCTGAGGAGGACAAGGCAGAAGAGAACAAGGATGACTCTGCCTCCAAATCAGccccagaggaggaggcaggaggaggggctggcacACCTGTG ATCACGGAGATTTTCAGCCTGGGTGGAACCCGCTTCCGGGACACAGCAGTCTGGTTGCCAAG GGCAGGCAGTCGGGAAGGGAAGATGGATATAAAGTATGGGAGACCGAGGACACAGCACAGCCCACAAGCACAAGCTGGAGCCCACGAGGATGGCCTGGAACCTATGTCAGTCTCTCACCACCTCCAGCTTCGATGA
- the MBD1 gene encoding methyl-CpG-binding domain protein 1 isoform X7, whose translation MAEDWLDCPALGPGWKRREVFRKSGATCGRSDTYYQSPTGDRIRSKVELTRYLGPTCDLSLFDFKQGILCYPVPKAHSVAVPSKKQKKPSKPAKTKKRQVGPQKNEVRKEAPGEETKADTDTAPASFPAPGCCENCGISFSGDGTKRQRLKTLCKDCRAQRIAFNREQRMFKRVGCGECAACQVTEDCGACSTCLLQLPHDVASGLFCKCERRRCLRIVERSRGCGVCRGCQTQEDCGRCRICLRPPRPGLRRQWKCVQRRCLRGKHSRHRGRCDSKMAPRRQSRAQPLPPPPPSQPPEPTELHPRALAPSPPAEFIYYCVEEDEIQPYTNRRQNRKCGACAACLRRMDCGRCDFCCDKPKFGGSNQKRQKCRWRQCLQFAMKRLLPSVWSESEDGAGSPPPYHRRKRSSSARRPHLGPTLKRPLATRTAKPGRAQAPMKQEAGGGFVLPPPGTDLVFLREGASSPVQVPGPAAASTEALVQEAQCSGQSWVVALPQVKQEKADAQEEWTRGTAILTSPVLVPGCPSKAVDPGMPPVKQEPPDPEEDKAEENKDDSASKSAPEEEITEIFSLGGTRFRDTAVWLPRSKDLKKPGARKQ comes from the exons ATGGCTGAGGACTGGCTGGactgcccagccctgggccctggctggAAGCGCCGTGAGGTCTTTCGCAAGTCAGGGGCCACCTGCGGGCGCTCAGACACCTATTACCAGAG TCCCACAGGAGACAGGATCCGAAGCAAGGTTGAGTTGACCCGGTACCTGGGCCCTACATGTGATCTCTCTCTCTTCGACTTCAAACAAGGCATCTTGTGCTATCCAGTCCCCAAG GCCCATTCGGTGGCCGTCCCcagcaaaaagcaaaagaaacctTCAAAGCCAGCCAAGACTAAGAAACGTCAGGTTGGACCCCAGAAGAATGAGGTCAGGAAAGAGGCCCCAGGCGAGGAGACCAAGGCTGACACTGACACAGCCCCAGCTTCATTCCCTGCACCTGG GTGCTGTGAGAACTGTGGAATCAGCTTCTCAGGGGATGGTACCAAAAGGCAACGGCTCAAGACATTGTGCAAAGACTGCCGAG CACAGAGAATTGCCTTCAACCGGGAGCAGAGGATGTTTAAG CGTGTGGGCTGTGGAGAGTGTGCAGCATGCCAGGTAACTGAAGACTGCGGGGCCTGTTCCACCTGCCTCCTGCAGCTGCCCCATGATGTGGCCTCGGGGCTGTTCTGCAAATGTGAGCGGAGACGCTGTCTCCGGATCGTGGAAAGG AGCCGAGGGTGTGGAGTATGCCGGGGCTGTCAGACCCAAGAGGACTGTGGCCGTTGCCGTATCTGCCTGCGCCCTCCCCGTCCTGGTCTTAGGCGTCAGTGGAAGTGTGTCCAGCGACGCTGCCTACGG GGTAAACACAGCCGCCACAGGGGGCGCTGTGACTCCAAGATGGCTCCCCGGCGGCAATCCAGAGCCCAGCCactgcctccacctcccccatCACAACCCCCAGAGCCCACAGAGCTG CACCCCAGAGCCCTGGCCCCCTCGCCACCTGCCGAGTTCATCTATTACTGTGTAGAGGAGGACGAGATA cagccctACACGAACCGCCGGCAGAACCGCAAGTGCGGGGCCTGTGCAGCCTGCCTACGGCGGATGGACTGTGGCCGCTGCGACTTCTGCTGCGACAAGCCCAAATTCGGGGGCAGCAACCAGAAGCGCCAGAAGTGTCGTTGGCGCCAATGCCTGCAGTTTGCCATg AAGCGGCTGCTGCCAAGCGTCTGGTCAGAGTCTGAAGATGGGGCAGGATCGCCCCCACCTTACCATCGTCGAAAGAGGTCCAGCTCTGCTCGAAGGCCGCACCTGGGCCCCACTCTGAAGCGCCCCTTGGCTACACGCACAGCCAAACCAGGCCGTGCCCAGGCTCCAATGAAGCAGGAAGCAGGTGGTGGCTTTGTGCTGCCTCCGCCCGGCACTGACCTTGTGTTTTTACGAGAGGGTGCAAGCAGTCCTGTGcaggtgccaggccctgctgcAGCTTCCACAGAGGCCCTGGTGCAG GAGGCCCAGTGCTCTGGCCAGAGTTGGGTTGTGGCCTTACCCCAGGTGAAGCAAGAGAAGGCGGATGCCCAGGAAGAGTGGACACGGGGCACAGCCATCCTGACTTCTCCTGTATTGGTGCCTGGCTGCCCTAGCAAG GCAGTAGACCCAGGCATGCCACCTGTGAAGCAAGAACCACCTGACCCTGAGGAGGACAAGGCAGAAGAGAACAAGGATGACTCTGCCTCCAAATCAGccccagaggaggag ATCACGGAGATTTTCAGCCTGGGTGGAACCCGCTTCCGGGACACAGCAGTCTGGTTGCCAAG GTCCAAGGACCTTAAAAAACCTGGAGCTAGAAAGCAGTAG